CAGGCGCTCCAATTGAAATTATTGTTCCATCAGAAGGTGTTGGATGGGATATGGAAGCAACAGCAATTATCAAAGGAACTAAAAACCTAGAAGCAGCAAAAACATTAGCTGATTGGTCTATTAGCTTAAAAGCTAATCAGATGTACAATGATGCTTATGCTGTGGTTGGTATTCCTGGTATTGCTAAGCCAGTGGAGCATTTTCCTGAAAATCTAGTTGACAGTATGATCGACAATGATTTTGAATTTGCGGCTTCAAATAGATCAAGAATTTTAGAGGAATGGCAAAATCGCTATGACTCTAAATCTGAGCCAAAATAATAAAAATAAAACTTCTTGCTAAGCTTATATCTATAAGCTTAGCATAAGGGACTATGTCAGAATATTTAACAGTATCGAATATCAGTAAATCGTTCGGCTCTTTTCAAGCCTTAAAAGAAGCATCTTTTTGTGTCAATGAAGGAGAGTTGGTTTGTATTCTTGGCCCTTCGGGATGTGGAAAAACGACTTTGCTACGTGTTATAGCCGGGTTAGAAGAACAGAGTTCAGGAGAAATCGTCCAAAAAGGCGTCACCATATCTAACCTTCCCCCAGATCAAAGAGATTTTGGAATCGTCTTTCAGTCTTATGCGCTTTTTCCTAATTTAACGATTAAAAAGAATATTATATTTGGGTTACAAACCCGCAAACAAAGTTCAGAAATAATTGAGAATAGACTTAATGAACTATTATCGTTGATCGGTTTAGAGTCTCACAAAAATAAGTATCCAGCACAACTTTCAGGAGGAGAACAACAAAGAGTAGCTCTTGCAAGGGCGTTGGCACCATCGCCCGGACTTTTATTACTTGATGAACCTTTATCTGCTTTGGATGCAAAAGTTAGACAATTTTTAAGATTAGAAATTAAAAACCTTCAAAAAAAATTAGGCGTTACGACGATTATGGTTACTCATGATCAAGAGGAAGCATTGTCAATGGCCGACCGTATAATTCTAATGAATAAAGGCGTGATCGAACAAATTGGCACCCCTCAAGAACTTTACTCCAAACCTGATACCAGTTTTACGGCTGACTTTATTGGGAAAACAAATTTAATTTCTGCAAAAAAAGTATCTGAGAATAAAATCAAAATGCTTGGGCAAGAGTTTAATTGCAGTGAACCTTTGATGAGTGAAGAGATAACTGTTGCTATACGCCCAGAAGATATCAAAATTTCAAAACAAGAGAGTGACCCCAATACAATTCAGGGTAGGGTATTGGAAATAGAATTTTTAGGCTCTTATTCTATTGGTCAAGTTGAAGTGCAATACAATGATCAAAAAGAAATTCTGATATGTCATTTGCCCATTGACAATAACGAACAAAGCTCAATTGCTAAAAACTCACAAATTTCTTTTTCCCTTAATCCAAATTCTTTGAAAATTGTCTCTAGTTAGTAATTGGGAATGAAAAAAAGTAAAGACGATTATTTAACCGTTTTTTTTATTGGAATTGCAGCTACTTATATCTTGGTGTCCTTGGCTCTGCCAATGTATGCAATCTTATCTAAAAGTATTGAGAACAAAGATGGTATTTTTATTGGATTAGATAATTATAAATACTACTTTTCCAACCCTTCACTTTTTTATTCGATTTATAACAGTTTATACGTCTCCATTATTTCTACAATTATTTCAGTGAGCTTATCGTTCATGTTTGCTTTTGCATTAACCCGTAGCTGCATGGTTGCTAAACCTTTTTTCCGCTCTATTGCAATGATCCCCATACTTTTACCCTCCTTATTGGCTGGAATAGCTTTAATTTATTTATTTGGTAATCAAGGAATATTTAAGGAGCTATTGATGGGAAGAAGTATTTATGGGCCTATTGGGATTATCATGGCTGAAGTATTTTATACATTTCCCCATGCCTTATTAATTATTATCACTGCTTTATCAATCGCTGATGCAAGATTGTACGAAGCGGCAACCGTATTGCGCGCAGGCCCAATCAAAACATTTTTTACAGTCACTATTCCCTCAGCAAAATATGGATTAATGAGTGCCTGTTTTGTGGTGTTCACACTTGTAATAACTGACTTCGGTATCCCCAAGGTTGTGGGCGGACAATATAATGTTTTAGCAATTGATGTTTATAAACAGGTCATTGGACAACAAAATTTTGAAATGGGAGCAGTAGTAAGTGTTGTTCTTTTAATTCCAGCTATGCTCGCTTTTATTGTTGATAGAATTGTACAAAAAAAACAAGTTTCTATTTTGACAGCTCGCTCTGTTGTATATCAGCCAAAGAAAAACAAAGTGCTAGATACTATTATGCTTGCATACTGCACAATTATTTCACTTTGCATTTTGACAGTTGTTGGAATGTGTCTATACGCAAGTTTAATTAAATTCTGGCCTTACAACCTTTCATTGTCATTGAATAATTATCAATTTGATTTGATGGATGGGGGAGGTTGGGACTCTTATTATAATTCTATTAAAATGGCTTCTTATGCCGCTTTATTTGGCACCATTATTGTGTTTACCACAGCTTACTTTGTTGAAAAAGCACGATCATTTAAATCTGCGAGAACAATGATGCATTTACTTTCCATGATGCCTATGGCCATACCCGGAATGGTTTTAGGATTAGCTTACATATTCTTTTTTAATAATCCCAATAACCCATTTAATTTTATTTATGGAACGATGGCCATATTAGTGATTTGTACTATTACTCACTTTTATACTGTTTCTCATTTAACAGCGCTCACGGCATTAAAGCAAATCGACAATGAATTTGAGAGCGTCGCCTCTTCTTTAAAGCAGCCTTTTTATAAAATGTTTTTTTCGGTCACGGTTCCAATAAGTCTTCCTGCAATATTTGAAATTGGCATTTATTTCTTTGTTAATGCAATGACCACCGTATCAGCAGTCGTTTTTATCTATGGACCTAAAACTACCTTGGCATCTGTAGCAGTGCTTAATATGGATGATGCGGGAGATATCGCCCCCGCTGCTGCAATGGGAATGATGATCTTCTTCACAAATGCTGCTGTGAGGATTGCTTATGTAGTTTTCACAAAAAATATCCTATCGCGATTTCAAAATTGGAGGTTTAAAACAGCTTAAAGAAATTTCTTCTTCTTTAATCTATTCTTTCTTTAGAATTTTTTGATGTTTGTAAAAAAAAATATTTTTATTCTTTTATTTTTTCTTCTCAGCAACTTATCGTTATTCTTCTTTTTTGAAATAAATACTATTTTAGTTATATATTTCTTTGAAATATTAACAGTTTTCACTTTTTTCAAACTATATAGACAAAATAAAATTGAAAATAATGGTATAGATCAATCCGATACTCACCCTAAAAACTCAGAGGAAGAGATCCTATTAAATTTTTTAAATCAATTTTCATTTCCAGTTTTTATTTTGAATGAAAATTTTGTCATTAGTCATCAAAATGTAGATGCTAAAGAAAATTTTGGTGCCAATGATAACAAGGATATCATTTCAGTAATTCGTGATTATGATTTTATTTCTCAATTCGAAAAATATAAAAAAAATAATAATTACAATAATTTTAATTGGAACAAGCCGCTTCCTGATAATCAATATTTTAAAACTGAAATTTTTAAAGTCTCAAAGTTTTATATTATAACAATAGTTGATATTACTTTTGATAAACTAAAAGATGAACAATACAGTGAGAACTTAATGAGCTTAACGCACGAATTAAAAACACCTTTATCTGTAATAATTGGATATCTAGAGACAATAAATTTAAATAATCTCTCAAACAAAGAAAATCAAAATTACTTAGATATTATTAATGCTAAAACTTTTCAAATAAGAGATTTGATAGACCAAACACTAAAGTTGGCCGAAATTGAATCTCTATCAATTCAGAAAATAAGTAATGATTTGCATTCCCTACTAGAAAAATCATTGGACAACTACTCAATTTTGTTCAAGAAGAAAGGTATTCAACTCCATATCGATATCTTAGCTTCAAGAGAAATATTCTTTGATTTCACTCCAAATGACTTTGATTTTGTTTTAAATAATCTTCTATCGAATGCATTGAAGTACACTCCTGCTGGGAAAAATGTATATGTTACAGCAAAGACACAAGATAATAAGACATCTATCATTATTAAAGATGAAGGCATCGGCATTTCTCAAACCGATCTAAACAAAATTACGACTAAGTTTTTTAGAGCCGATCAAAGTAGAAATAGTGAGACAGGCGGGCATGGCCTGGGTCTTGCAATAGTTGATAAATTGCTCTCAAAAAATGGACATAAACTTGAATTTTCAAGTGTTTTGGGTGAGGGATCCACCTTTAAGATAGATCTTCTTTTGTCATAAATCTTTCATATTTCTTTAATATTTTATTTATTTAACCAAAGTAATTTTTTTTAAAATATTAAATCAAAGGAAAATAAGAATGAAAAAATCATTTGTAACACTGCTAGCTTTTGTTGCTTCAACACTTTTTTCTGTTGAATCTTTTGCAAGAGATCAAATAAATATAGTAGGCTCATCTACCGTTTACCCATATGGAACTGTAAACGCTCAAAGACTTGGTGAATCAGGATTTAAAACTCCTACATACAATCCAACAGGAACTGGTGGTGGAATGAAATTATTCTGCGCTGGTGTTGGTGTTGAGCATCCAGATATCACAGGTGCTTCAAGAAACATGAAGTCCAAAGAAGCAAAGCTTTGTTTGGAAAATGGCGTAACAAATGTGATCGAAGTAATGTGGGCTAACGACGGAATTACATTTTCTCATTCAAACACAGCTGAGGATTTTGCCCTAACAAGAAACGATATTTGGAAAGCAATGTCAGCACATGTTGTCGTTGACGGCGAAGTTGTTGAGAACCCATATACATCATGGAATGAAATTAGAGACGATCTTCCAGATTACAAAATTGAGGTATTAGTTGCTCCTCCATCATCAGGAACAAGAGATGCATTCGATGGTGGCGTTATGGAAAAAGGATGTGATCTTCCTGAAGAAATGGAAGATGATTGTGTTCTTTATAGAGAAGATGGAAGAATTATCGAAATGGGCGAAAATGATACTCTAATCGCGCAAAAATTATCTGAAGACAACCAGCGCTTTGGTTACTTCGGTTATTCTTATCTAAAAGATAATGGCGACAAGTTAAAAGCAGCAAGTGTAGAGGGTGTATTACCATCTGGTGAAACAATCGCTTCTTATGAGTATCCTATGGCGAGACCATTATTCATTTACTTAAAAGCTGACCACATAGGTGTCGTACCTGGTATCCAAGAATTTGCACAAATGATGGTAAGTGATGATGCTATTGGTGATAACGGTTACTTAACAAAAATTGGCGCCGCTCCTATGGTTCCTGAGTTAATCTCTAGAGTTAAGAACGTTACTGATAATTTAGACCCAATGGGCTTTAGCATCGAAGCATGCGCAAATAAAGAACACCCATTAAAAGATGCAGGCTACGCTTTCTCAGGAAAGCTTTGCCCATAATCTCACAAACATTTATTCACACAAGGGGCAGATTTTCTGCCCCTTTTTTTTGTAAAATCTATAAACTTCGCAATAAATAAATGGTCTATTTTGCTCTTCTTCTCCTTTTTATAATTTCATATAGTTTTTATTATTTTGGAAAAAGCAGGGCACTGAAATTAAAATTTAATGGCAACCAAAAATTAGCATCCTTGCCAGACTACTACGGTTACTTTTTAGTGCTTGTAGTTTTTTTACCTTCACTGCTCATTTGGTTTATCCTCCTTTTATATAAATCTAATTTTCAAGAAATATATGTGATGTCTCCATCACTGTTCCCAGACATTGCAAAGTGGAGTGATGCAAAGTTTGGATTAATTATGAACAAAATTTCTAATCTTGCCTTGATTGTAAATATCCCAGAGGCAGATTTATTAAAAGGTCAAACTTCATTATTGAATATGTCCTCAGAGAGTGAATTAATTGCAGCTAAGAATCTTGCTTCATTTGACAATATTTACGATTGGTCAATTGTTATTGTCTTTATCTTACTTCCAGTCATTTTAGGTCTCTCTGTTTCACGGTTTATCAATCAAAAATTGAACGTGCAGCCCATCGTCGAAAAAATTATTATCAATATAATTCGTTTAAGCTCTTTAGTTGCTATTTTGGTTACTTTTGGAATATTTTTTTCTTTGATTTTTGAAGCAATAAAATTTTTCCAATACGTCAATTTATTTGATTTCTTTTTTAATACAGCTTGGAATCCTAATCGTGCTTGGGTGATTAGTAGTGGAGAAACGGTTGACCCAGAAATTTTAAAAGATGCATTTGGATGGGTGCCTTTACTTACAGGCACGTTACTGGTGGGATCTGTTGCTATGTTTGTAGCTATACCTTTAGGACTTGCTTCAGCTATTTATCTTGCTGAATATGCATCTACTAAAGTCAGAGATATTGCTAAACCAATCATTGAGATATTGGCCGGAATTCCTACTGTTGTTTATGGTTTTTTTGCTGCTTTAACCTTGGCCCCAATGTTAAAAAATTTTGGTGACTCTGTTGGAATAGACATATCCGCAGAGAGCGCCTTAGCTGCTGGACTTGCAATGGGCGTAATGATTATACCTTTTGTATCATCACTTAGCGATGATGTGATCAGATCTGTTCCTAATTCTCTTCGAGATGGATCCTATGCTTTGGGCGCCACAAAATCTGAGACGATAAAAAAAGTTATTTTGCCTGCTGCGCTTCCAGGTATTATGGGCTCCTTTTTATTGGCTATTTCTAGAGCTATTGGCGAGACCATGATTGTTGTGATGGCTGCAAGTTTACGAGCCAACTTGACGTTCAACCCACTGGAGCCAGCCACAACTATTACGACACAAATTGTTACGGCTTTGATTGGCGATGTAGAATTTGAAAATCCCAAAACTTTAGTTGCCTTTGCTCTAGGTTTATCTTTATTTGTGATGACATTAATTCTTAACATCATTGCCATAACTATTGTAAGAAAGTATCGAGAAAAATATGACTAACATTAAGAAACGATTAAAGGCTGAGAGACGATTTAAATTCTATGGACAATTAGGAGTTTTTCTCTCGCTGCTTTTTGTAACGCTGTTAATGTTAAAAATTTTTACTACTGGTAGTGGAGCATTTTTTAGAACCACTATAGAGGCTGATGTTTTTTTTGATCCAGCTATCATGAAGGTTGATAAAAACTCTTCAGATAAAGAAATTGAAAGAGCATCTTTCGAGGCTTTAGCTGATAGTGTGGTAAATAACAATTTCAAAAATTTGAGCGAAGATGAATTTATCAAAGTTAGAGAAATGTTCACTCGTCGATTTGATTATCAACTTAGAGATTATTTTTTGAATAATAAAAATGATTTTAACAAAACTGTGAAAATGAACATCACAGCTTCCTCGGATCTTGACCAAATTGTAAAAGGTAACTATCCAAGAAATGTTCCTGAGTCACAAAGAAAAATAAATGACTATCAATTGGCCATCTTAGATGATTTAACTCAACAAGATCGAATTGGTTCGACTTTTAACTTTTGGTTTTTTACGAATGGAGATTCAAGAGATCCAGAAACGGCAGGTATCTGGGGAGCAATCATGGGCTCTTTTTATGCTTTAATGGTTTGTTTGGCCTTTGCGTTTCCGATAGGTCTTTTTGCTTCAGTCTATTTAGAGGAGTATACAAAACCAGGTAAAATTACTGATTTAATTGAAGTAAATATTAATAATCTTGCAGCAGTTCCATCAATAGTTTTTGGACTACTTGGACTGGGAATGTTAATTGGAGTATTTAATATGCCATTTCAGGTCCCTCTCGTGGGAGGATTGACACTGGGATTCATGACACTGCCAACGATTATTATTGCTTGTCGTTCTTCATTAAGAGCAGTGCCGCCGTCAATTAGGCACGGCGCATTAGCCCTAGGGGCAACTAAGACACAAACAACTTTCCACCACGTGGTTCCACTCGCTCTTCCTGGAACATTAACAGGAACTATTATTGGAATGGCTCAAGCCCTAGGTGAAACCGCCCCTTTGTTAATGGTTGGGATGGTCGCATTTGTAATGGAAATTCCTGGAGGCCCTTTAGACCCTGCAACAGGCCTTCCCTCCCAAATTTATCTTTGGTCTGAAAGTGCCGAGAGAGGTTTTATTGAGAAAACGTCAGCGGGTATAATGCTGCTGCTACTTTTTCTTATTGTAATGAATTTAACTGCTGTTTTAATAAGAAGAAAGGTTGAAGTTAAATGGTAGATAACAATATCGATTTTGCACTAAAGACTAATAATGTTTATGTGCATTACGGGAATAAGATGGCCATTAATAACGTATCGCTCGATTTTCCTAAAAATGAGGTAACATCCTTGATTGGCCCTTCAGGTTGCGGAAAGTCTACTTTTTTAAGATGTCTTAATAGAATGAACGATGTGATTGATAACTGTAAGGTTGAGGGATCATTTATTATGAATAATACAATTGATATTTACAGCAATGATTTACCAATTGAAAGTTTAAGAGAAAAAATCGGAATGGTTTTTCAAAAACCAAACCCTTTCCCAAAAAGTATTTATGAAAATGTCGCTTATGGTCCTAAGATTCATGGAATTACTTCCTCCAAAAGCGAATTAGATGACGTGGTTAAAGAGTCTCTAAACCGTGCTGGTCTTTATGAAGAGGTTAAAGATAGACTAGATGATGTTGCTACTGGTTTGTCTGGCGGACAACAACAAAGACTTTGTATCGCTAGGGCAATATCTATCAAACCTGAAATAATTTTAATGGATGAACCATGTTCGGCTCTAGATCCTATTGCGACTGCTAAGATTGAACAGTTAATTAATGAATTAAAACAAAACTATACTATCATAATTGTAACTCATTCAATGGCACAAGCATCAAGAGTTTCATATAAAACAGCTTTTTTTCACCTTGGAAATTTAGTTGAATATGGAGATACTTCTAAAATTTTTACGAAACCAGATAATCAAAAAACGAATGACTACATAACAGGGAGGTTCGGCTAATTATGCAACATACAGATAAAAATTATGAAAAGCAGATTAACTCAATTAATGAACAGCTAGTTAAGATGGGATCAATTTTAGAACAGCAGTTTAGCGATGCTCTAAAAGTTGTTGCTTCAAGAGACCAAAATTTAGCAAATACCGTCATTGAAAAAGATAACTTAATAAATCAACTAAATCACGAAATTAGTGATTTAGTTTTTCAAATTATTGCAATGAGACAGCCGATGGCAGATGATCTAAGATTTTTATTTTGTTCAATTAAAATTATCAGAGATTTGGAAAGAATAGGTGACCATTTAACTACAGTCGCAAAAAAAGGTTATAGAGTAAGTACTAACATTCCTGACCAATTAATTGAAAAACTTGAGGTATTAGGTGGGAAAGCATCTGTGATGACCCATGATGCATTAAATTGTTTGTTTGATAGAAAACTGGCAGATGCTGATAAAATAGCCGAACGAGATAATATTATTGATGATTTACATGGTAGTTTTATCAAAGACGTCCTCTCTTATATGAAAGAGCACGATGATTTTATTCCAGACTCTTTAGCTTTAATCCAGATTTCAAAAGGTATTGAGCGTATTGGAGATTATGTAACCAACATTATGGAAGAAGTACATTTCTTAATTGAAGGTAAGTACAATAATTCTTAAAAAAAATTGTTTCCTAAAATATTAGTAGTCGAAGATGATAAGTCTATTTCAGACCTTATTTCTTTGCATTTAAAAAAAAATAATTTCGAATACTTAGTTGTTCATAATGGAGAAGACGCATTATCCCATCTTGATACCTTTATGCCAGATTTCGTTATTTTGGATTGGATGATACCAGGCCTTTCCGGCCTAGAGGTTCTTAGAAGAATTCGAAATAAGCAAGAATATAAAAACTTACCTATATTAATGCTTACAGCCAAAAACTCTGAACAAGATAAGATCATTAGTTTTGAAAGTGGATTAGATGATTATATTACTAAGCCTTTTTTACCAAGCGAACTAATTGCGAGAGTGAAAGCAATTTTAAAAAGAACTAGTCAGTCAAATCAGGATCAAGACAATCTTATTTTTAATGAAATTAAAATAAATACTGTTCAAAAAAAAGCTTACAGAGGAGATAGGCGACTTAACCTTGGCCCCACAGAATTTAATATTTTATTTTTCCTCCTAAAGAATAAACAAAGAGTATTCTCTCGAGAGCAGATATTAAATAAGATTTGGCCTAATCAAGTCAATGTGGAGTTAAGAACAGTTGATGTCCATATTCGCAGACTTCGAAAAGAACTAAATCAAAATGAAGAGAAAGACATAATTCGCACAGTTAGGTCGGCTGGTTATTCTCTAGATTTTGATGAATAATAAAAAAAAAATTTTAGTCCTTTGTACAGGTAACTCTTGTCGTTCAATTATGGCAGAAGGGCTAATCAATCATTTTGGTAAAGATGATTTTCAAGCCTTTAGTGCTGGAAGTAAACCGACAGGCTATGTTCATCCAATGAGCATAAAAACTTTAAAAAAATCAGGTATTTTTAAAACAGATTACAAAAGTCAATCTTGGGATGAATTCCGTGATATAAATTTTGATTTAGTGATCACGGTTTGTGATAATGCTGCAGGTGAATCTTGTCCTGTTTATTTGAGCAGTGCCCCTAAAGTGCATTGGGGCGTTGAAGATCCAGCTAAGTTTAAGGGGAGTGAAGAAGAAATTGAAAATGAATTTCAGCGAATTTTCACAATTCTTGCGAAACGAACCCACGCAATGGTTGAAAAATATAGCGATACCAAAATGTTTCAAATAGAAGAACTAAACCTAATTGGAAATTTAGTTTAAAAATACCTCTTTTAAGTTTTTGAAGAAGTTAAGATTTTTTCTCAAATACTAGCTTATAGATTTTGTAAGCAATACCTAGTCCTATGACTTGAGACCCAATGAATAAGAGGATAGTGGAGGGATGGATACCAGTAAAAGACTCCGTAAGCATTCTTGAAATGGTGACTGCAGGGTTTGCAAAACTAGTAGAAGAAGTAAAAATGAGAGCGGCGCATATGTATATTCCTACATTAAAAGCCACGATATTTTTCCCGTCTGCTCTAGATAGCAAGATAACCATGAGTAATCCAAAAGTAGCAAAGATTTCTGAGATATAAATATTATGTCCACTCCTAATATTGGAAGAGATGTCAATCACATTAAGTCCAAAGAGAAAGTTTGCAAACATCGTGCCTAGGATGGCAGCTACACACTGAATGACTATGTAGATCACTAAATCTTTAGAGGATAATTCTCTCTTAAAAAAAAATAATAAAGAGACAATAGGATTAAAGTGAGCACCAGAGTAGGTTGCAAATATTCGAATTAAAAAAATAAGAGTAAATCCAATAACTATTGCATGACTAAAAAGAATAACCATTTGATCATCTGTATATTGTTGACCAGCAATTCCTGACCCCACAATACTTAATAAGAGGATAAAGGTGCCTAAAAACTCAGATACGTACTTTTGCATTTTAATCTGCCACTCTAAATTAATTTTCACAAATAAATTATGAATTTTTAGTTACATACATCGATTCCTTATCTAGTTCTAAAGATGCAGGGTTTCATGTATTGAAGTA
The window above is part of the alpha proteobacterium HIMB59 genome. Proteins encoded here:
- a CDS encoding phosphate ABC transporter membrane protein, 1, PhoT family (PFAM: Binding-protein-dependent transport system inner membrane component; Phosphate ATP-binding cassette transporter~TIGRFAM: phosphate ABC transporter, permease protein PstC), with translation MVYFALLLLFIISYSFYYFGKSRALKLKFNGNQKLASLPDYYGYFLVLVVFLPSLLIWFILLLYKSNFQEIYVMSPSLFPDIAKWSDAKFGLIMNKISNLALIVNIPEADLLKGQTSLLNMSSESELIAAKNLASFDNIYDWSIVIVFILLPVILGLSVSRFINQKLNVQPIVEKIIINIIRLSSLVAILVTFGIFFSLIFEAIKFFQYVNLFDFFFNTAWNPNRAWVISSGETVDPEILKDAFGWVPLLTGTLLVGSVAMFVAIPLGLASAIYLAEYASTKVRDIAKPIIEILAGIPTVVYGFFAALTLAPMLKNFGDSVGIDISAESALAAGLAMGVMIIPFVSSLSDDVIRSVPNSLRDGSYALGATKSETIKKVILPAALPGIMGSFLLAISRAIGETMIVVMAASLRANLTFNPLEPATTITTQIVTALIGDVEFENPKTLVAFALGLSLFVMTLILNIIAITIVRKYREKYD
- a CDS encoding putative 2-aminoethylphosphonate ABC transporter, permease protein (PFAM: Binding-protein-dependent transport system inner membrane component~TIGRFAM: putative 2-aminoethylphosphonate ABC transporter, permease protein), encoding MKKSKDDYLTVFFIGIAATYILVSLALPMYAILSKSIENKDGIFIGLDNYKYYFSNPSLFYSIYNSLYVSIISTIISVSLSFMFAFALTRSCMVAKPFFRSIAMIPILLPSLLAGIALIYLFGNQGIFKELLMGRSIYGPIGIIMAEVFYTFPHALLIIITALSIADARLYEAATVLRAGPIKTFFTVTIPSAKYGLMSACFVVFTLVITDFGIPKVVGGQYNVLAIDVYKQVIGQQNFEMGAVVSVVLLIPAMLAFIVDRIVQKKQVSILTARSVVYQPKKNKVLDTIMLAYCTIISLCILTVVGMCLYASLIKFWPYNLSLSLNNYQFDLMDGGGWDSYYNSIKMASYAALFGTIIVFTTAYFVEKARSFKSARTMMHLLSMMPMAIPGMVLGLAYIFFFNNPNNPFNFIYGTMAILVICTITHFYTVSHLTALTALKQIDNEFESVASSLKQPFYKMFFSVTVPISLPAIFEIGIYFFVNAMTTVSAVVFIYGPKTTLASVAVLNMDDAGDIAPAAAMGMMIFFTNAAVRIAYVVFTKNILSRFQNWRFKTA
- a CDS encoding phosphate ABC transporter, ATP-binding protein (PFAM: ABC transporter~TIGRFAM: phosphate ABC transporter, ATP-binding protein) is translated as MVDNNIDFALKTNNVYVHYGNKMAINNVSLDFPKNEVTSLIGPSGCGKSTFLRCLNRMNDVIDNCKVEGSFIMNNTIDIYSNDLPIESLREKIGMVFQKPNPFPKSIYENVAYGPKIHGITSSKSELDDVVKESLNRAGLYEEVKDRLDDVATGLSGGQQQRLCIARAISIKPEIILMDEPCSALDPIATAKIEQLINELKQNYTIIIVTHSMAQASRVSYKTAFFHLGNLVEYGDTSKIFTKPDNQKTNDYITGRFG
- a CDS encoding histidine kinase (PFAM: Histidine kinase-, DNA gyrase B-, and HSP90-like ATPase; His Kinase A (phosphoacceptor) domain) yields the protein MFVKKNIFILLFFLLSNLSLFFFFEINTILVIYFFEILTVFTFFKLYRQNKIENNGIDQSDTHPKNSEEEILLNFLNQFSFPVFILNENFVISHQNVDAKENFGANDNKDIISVIRDYDFISQFEKYKKNNNYNNFNWNKPLPDNQYFKTEIFKVSKFYIITIVDITFDKLKDEQYSENLMSLTHELKTPLSVIIGYLETINLNNLSNKENQNYLDIINAKTFQIRDLIDQTLKLAEIESLSIQKISNDLHSLLEKSLDNYSILFKKKGIQLHIDILASREIFFDFTPNDFDFVLNNLLSNALKYTPAGKNVYVTAKTQDNKTSIIIKDEGIGISQTDLNKITTKFFRADQSRNSETGGHGLGLAIVDKLLSKNGHKLEFSSVLGEGSTFKIDLLLS
- a CDS encoding phosphate ABC transporter membrane protein, 2, PhoT family (PFAM: Binding-protein-dependent transport system inner membrane component; Domain of unknown function (DUF3333)~TIGRFAM: phosphate ABC transporter, permease protein PstA), producing MTNIKKRLKAERRFKFYGQLGVFLSLLFVTLLMLKIFTTGSGAFFRTTIEADVFFDPAIMKVDKNSSDKEIERASFEALADSVVNNNFKNLSEDEFIKVREMFTRRFDYQLRDYFLNNKNDFNKTVKMNITASSDLDQIVKGNYPRNVPESQRKINDYQLAILDDLTQQDRIGSTFNFWFFTNGDSRDPETAGIWGAIMGSFYALMVCLAFAFPIGLFASVYLEEYTKPGKITDLIEVNINNLAAVPSIVFGLLGLGMLIGVFNMPFQVPLVGGLTLGFMTLPTIIIACRSSLRAVPPSIRHGALALGATKTQTTFHHVVPLALPGTLTGTIIGMAQALGETAPLLMVGMVAFVMEIPGGPLDPATGLPSQIYLWSESAERGFIEKTSAGIMLLLLFLIVMNLTAVLIRRKVEVKW
- a CDS encoding ABC transporter,TOBE domain-containing protein (PFAM: ABC transporter; TOBE domain~TIGRFAM: putative 2-aminoethylphosphonate ABC transporter, ATP-binding protein) — translated: MSEYLTVSNISKSFGSFQALKEASFCVNEGELVCILGPSGCGKTTLLRVIAGLEEQSSGEIVQKGVTISNLPPDQRDFGIVFQSYALFPNLTIKKNIIFGLQTRKQSSEIIENRLNELLSLIGLESHKNKYPAQLSGGEQQRVALARALAPSPGLLLLDEPLSALDAKVRQFLRLEIKNLQKKLGVTTIMVTHDQEEALSMADRIILMNKGVIEQIGTPQELYSKPDTSFTADFIGKTNLISAKKVSENKIKMLGQEFNCSEPLMSEEITVAIRPEDIKISKQESDPNTIQGRVLEIEFLGSYSIGQVEVQYNDQKEILICHLPIDNNEQSSIAKNSQISFSLNPNSLKIVSS
- a CDS encoding phosphate ABC transporter substrate-binding protein, PhoT family, producing the protein MKKSFVTLLAFVASTLFSVESFARDQINIVGSSTVYPYGTVNAQRLGESGFKTPTYNPTGTGGGMKLFCAGVGVEHPDITGASRNMKSKEAKLCLENGVTNVIEVMWANDGITFSHSNTAEDFALTRNDIWKAMSAHVVVDGEVVENPYTSWNEIRDDLPDYKIEVLVAPPSSGTRDAFDGGVMEKGCDLPEEMEDDCVLYREDGRIIEMGENDTLIAQKLSEDNQRFGYFGYSYLKDNGDKLKAASVEGVLPSGETIASYEYPMARPLFIYLKADHIGVVPGIQEFAQMMVSDDAIGDNGYLTKIGAAPMVPELISRVKNVTDNLDPMGFSIEACANKEHPLKDAGYAFSGKLCP